From Streptomyces sp. Edi4, one genomic window encodes:
- a CDS encoding NAD(P)/FAD-dependent oxidoreductase, producing MSTTERPRILVVGGGYVGLYAARRILKKMRYAEATVTVVDPRSYMTYQPFLPEAAAGSISPRHVVVPLRRVVRGAEVLTGRVTSIDQDRKVATVAPLVGEAYELPFDYLVIAMGAVSRTFPIPGLAEQGIGMKGVEEAIGLRNHVLEQLDKADSTTDEDVRRKALTFVFVGGGFAGAETIGEVEDMARDAAKYYTNVKREDMRFILVDAADKILPEVGPELGRWGKEHLEGRGVEIYLSTSMDSCVDGHVVLKNGLEVDSNTIVWTAGVKPNPALSRFGLPLGPRGHVDAQPTLQVTGTDYIWAAGDNAQVPDLAARKAGVENAWCPPNAQHALRQAKVLGDNVVSGMRGFPQKEYAHANKGAVAGLGLHKGVAMIVMGKMKIKLKGRLAWYMHRGYHGMAVPTFNRKIRVLADWTLGMFLKREVVSLGAMETPREEFYEAAKPAPAPAAEAKPAEAKPAEAGAKAKAS from the coding sequence ATGAGCACCACGGAGCGTCCCAGGATCCTCGTAGTAGGTGGCGGGTACGTAGGCTTGTACGCAGCGCGGCGCATTCTCAAGAAGATGCGCTACGCGGAAGCGACCGTCACGGTCGTCGACCCGCGCTCGTACATGACGTACCAGCCCTTCCTCCCCGAAGCCGCCGCAGGCAGCATCTCGCCGCGCCACGTCGTCGTCCCGCTGCGACGCGTCGTGCGTGGAGCCGAGGTGCTCACCGGCCGGGTCACCAGCATCGACCAGGACCGCAAGGTCGCCACGGTCGCGCCGCTCGTCGGCGAGGCCTATGAGCTGCCCTTCGACTACCTGGTCATCGCGATGGGTGCGGTCTCGCGCACCTTCCCGATCCCCGGCCTGGCCGAGCAGGGCATCGGCATGAAGGGTGTGGAGGAGGCCATCGGCCTGCGCAACCACGTCCTGGAGCAGCTGGACAAGGCCGACTCCACCACGGACGAGGACGTCCGCCGCAAGGCGCTCACCTTCGTCTTCGTGGGCGGCGGCTTCGCCGGCGCGGAGACCATCGGCGAGGTGGAGGACATGGCCCGCGACGCGGCCAAGTACTACACCAACGTCAAGCGCGAGGACATGCGTTTCATCCTCGTCGACGCCGCCGACAAGATCCTTCCCGAGGTCGGCCCGGAGCTGGGCCGCTGGGGCAAGGAGCACCTTGAGGGCCGCGGGGTGGAGATCTACCTCTCGACCTCCATGGACTCCTGCGTGGATGGCCACGTCGTGCTGAAGAACGGCCTCGAGGTCGACTCCAACACGATCGTGTGGACCGCCGGCGTCAAGCCCAACCCGGCGCTCTCCCGCTTCGGCCTCCCGCTCGGCCCGCGCGGTCACGTGGACGCCCAGCCGACCCTCCAGGTCACCGGCACCGACTACATCTGGGCCGCCGGCGACAACGCCCAGGTTCCCGACCTCGCCGCCCGCAAGGCCGGCGTCGAGAACGCCTGGTGCCCGCCGAACGCCCAGCACGCGCTGCGCCAGGCCAAGGTCCTCGGCGACAACGTGGTCTCCGGCATGCGGGGCTTCCCGCAGAAGGAGTACGCCCACGCCAACAAGGGCGCGGTGGCCGGTCTCGGCCTCCACAAGGGCGTCGCGATGATCGTCATGGGCAAGATGAAGATCAAGCTCAAGGGCCGTCTCGCCTGGTACATGCACCGTGGCTACCACGGCATGGCCGTGCCGACGTTCAACCGCAAGATCCGCGTCCTGGCCGACTGGACCCTCGGCATGTTCCTCAAGCGCGAGGTCGTCTCCCTCGGCGCGATGGAGACCCCGCGCGAGGAGTTCTACGAGGCGGCCAAGCCCGCCCCGGCTCCCGCCGCCGAGGCCAAGCCCGCTGAGGCCAAGCCCGCCGAGGCCGGGGCGAAGGCCAAGGCCTCCTAG